From a region of the Cloacibacillus sp. genome:
- a CDS encoding DNA polymerase III subunit alpha — MENGKPFAHLHVHSEYSLLDGANRCSALAAATRDMGMNAVALTDHGVMFGCVEFYNKCNEAGVKPILGCEVYVDPNGHTCREGKSQNHLILLAENEEGYYNLTKLVSIANTDGFYYKPRIDHDLLAKHSKGLIASSACLGGEIPQFIIKNDIEAALARASLYKDIMGEGNFFLEVQPNGIPEQAIVNKTLVEMSKKLGIPLIATNDSHYMKRSDASWHDILLCVGTGSKVTDEKRYRFQGDDYYFRSPEEMWSIFGAELPDSLINTQKIADRCDVKLKMGHYYLPEFPLPPGETLSTHLRRIAAEGLRRRLKTEEPPLDYLERLEYELGVIEQMDFPGYFCIVSDIIVAAKSRNIPIGPGRGSAAGSLVAYSLGITDLDPIKYDLLFERFLNPERISMPDIDTDVSDKGREELIAYIVEKYGVDHVSQIITFGRMKSRGAIKDVGRALDIPIAEVNAIAKLIPAMPTPDIKDIKGALEHVPDMKTAYESKPEIKKLIDTAMQIEGLARHCSQHAAGVVITPKPTSDMVPVRKFGENQVATQYPMEPVEKLGLVKMDFLGLRTLSVLDGAVKNIEGNGKGRIDLNDVPMDDAKTFEMLQRGETLGVFQLESAGITALVRRLKPDCFGDVIALMALYRPGPLESGMVDTYVKCKHGQDQVHYLHPKLEPYMKDTYGVILYQEQVMQSAQALAGYSLGEADLLRRAMGKKKKEVMEKERVKFVDGAVKNGVDAKNAGEIFDIIEKFAGYGFNKSHSAAYGLIAYWTAWLKANYGPEFLASYLTSLIGSKMEVLGQYIRSVRDSGYPVLPPDINESKEDFTVVGEVIRLGLSAIAKVGDAAVANIIESRAKAGRFTSFWDFLTKIDTRQVNKGVIENLIKSGAFDSLEQNRAKLLNSVPLFVEQAQRQSQDTNQASLFGDEDDAMLVPEMAEMDDFNERQKLDLEKESMGLYISGHPYDQYEEKATPYVTCPICQLGRWQSGQPAVTAGLLTAVAEKFSKSSGNPYGTAVFEDNCGTVDVLIFGSRWTQFKPILEPGRLYFIKGKPREDRGISIMADDIFTEDEYSVKLDRRAVITLQCAGAAGKFYDDFFKILTKHPGKSEIILKMANGDETTVSLIKKIKVNICPELRKELDDMSQGLVTFI, encoded by the coding sequence ATGGAAAACGGTAAACCATTCGCACACCTGCACGTTCACAGTGAATACAGCCTGCTGGACGGCGCCAATCGCTGTTCTGCGCTAGCTGCTGCAACGCGCGACATGGGCATGAACGCAGTCGCTCTTACGGATCACGGCGTCATGTTCGGCTGCGTGGAGTTCTACAATAAATGCAACGAAGCCGGCGTGAAGCCAATTTTAGGCTGCGAGGTCTATGTGGACCCGAACGGGCATACCTGCCGCGAGGGGAAAAGCCAGAACCACCTCATACTGCTGGCCGAAAACGAAGAGGGCTATTACAACCTCACAAAGCTCGTCTCAATAGCGAACACCGACGGCTTTTACTACAAACCGAGGATCGACCACGATCTGCTCGCAAAACACAGCAAAGGGCTTATCGCCTCATCAGCCTGTCTTGGCGGGGAGATACCGCAGTTCATCATAAAAAACGACATCGAGGCCGCTCTGGCCCGCGCGTCGCTTTATAAGGACATCATGGGCGAAGGAAACTTTTTTCTTGAAGTGCAGCCAAACGGCATCCCTGAGCAGGCGATAGTCAACAAGACGCTCGTTGAGATGTCAAAAAAACTCGGCATCCCGCTCATCGCGACAAACGACTCGCATTACATGAAGCGTTCGGACGCCTCGTGGCACGACATACTGCTCTGCGTAGGCACGGGGAGCAAGGTGACAGACGAAAAGCGCTACCGCTTTCAGGGGGACGATTATTACTTCCGCTCGCCGGAGGAGATGTGGAGCATCTTCGGCGCGGAGCTGCCCGATTCGCTGATAAACACGCAGAAGATAGCGGACCGCTGCGACGTCAAGCTAAAGATGGGCCACTACTATCTGCCGGAATTTCCGCTGCCCCCCGGCGAGACGCTGTCGACGCATCTGCGCAGGATAGCGGCCGAAGGGCTGCGCCGCCGGCTCAAAACTGAAGAGCCGCCGCTGGACTATCTTGAACGGCTCGAATACGAGCTTGGCGTCATAGAGCAGATGGACTTTCCCGGATACTTCTGCATCGTCTCCGATATCATCGTCGCGGCCAAGTCGCGGAACATCCCGATAGGCCCTGGCCGAGGCTCCGCTGCCGGGTCGCTTGTAGCCTATTCGCTTGGCATAACGGACCTCGACCCCATAAAATACGACCTGCTCTTTGAACGCTTCCTGAACCCAGAACGCATAAGTATGCCAGATATCGACACCGACGTCTCCGACAAGGGGCGTGAAGAGCTTATCGCCTACATCGTTGAAAAATACGGCGTCGACCACGTATCGCAGATAATAACTTTCGGACGCATGAAGAGCCGAGGCGCTATAAAGGACGTCGGGCGCGCGCTCGACATCCCGATAGCCGAGGTCAACGCCATTGCGAAGCTCATACCGGCTATGCCTACGCCCGATATAAAAGACATTAAAGGCGCGCTTGAACATGTGCCGGACATGAAGACGGCATACGAGTCAAAGCCGGAGATAAAAAAACTGATAGACACGGCGATGCAGATAGAGGGGCTGGCGCGGCACTGCTCGCAGCACGCGGCCGGTGTCGTCATAACGCCGAAGCCGACAAGCGACATGGTTCCGGTGCGCAAGTTCGGCGAAAATCAGGTGGCCACGCAGTATCCTATGGAGCCTGTGGAAAAGCTGGGGCTGGTCAAGATGGACTTTTTGGGCCTCCGTACCCTCTCCGTGCTTGACGGCGCGGTGAAAAATATAGAGGGCAATGGCAAGGGGCGCATTGACCTGAACGACGTGCCGATGGACGACGCGAAGACCTTTGAAATGCTCCAGCGAGGAGAGACGCTAGGCGTCTTCCAGCTTGAATCCGCCGGCATCACGGCGCTGGTGCGGCGGCTCAAGCCCGACTGCTTCGGCGACGTAATCGCCCTCATGGCGCTCTACCGCCCCGGCCCGCTTGAAAGCGGGATGGTCGACACATACGTCAAATGCAAACACGGACAGGATCAGGTGCATTATCTGCATCCGAAGCTTGAGCCTTACATGAAGGACACCTACGGCGTCATCCTCTATCAGGAACAGGTCATGCAGAGTGCACAGGCGCTGGCAGGCTACTCGCTTGGCGAAGCCGACCTTTTGCGGCGCGCGATGGGAAAAAAGAAAAAAGAGGTCATGGAAAAGGAACGCGTGAAATTTGTCGACGGCGCCGTCAAAAACGGCGTTGACGCAAAGAACGCGGGAGAAATATTTGACATCATCGAAAAGTTCGCGGGCTACGGCTTCAACAAATCCCACAGCGCGGCCTACGGCCTCATCGCCTACTGGACGGCGTGGCTTAAAGCAAATTATGGGCCGGAATTTCTCGCCTCCTACCTCACGAGCCTCATCGGTTCCAAGATGGAGGTGCTCGGGCAGTACATAAGAAGCGTGCGCGACTCGGGCTACCCCGTTCTGCCGCCGGACATAAACGAATCAAAAGAGGACTTCACAGTCGTAGGCGAGGTCATAAGGCTGGGGCTATCCGCCATAGCGAAGGTTGGAGACGCCGCCGTAGCGAACATCATCGAAAGCCGTGCGAAGGCAGGACGCTTTACGTCGTTCTGGGACTTCCTGACGAAGATAGATACGCGGCAGGTCAATAAGGGCGTCATCGAAAATCTGATCAAGTCCGGCGCATTCGACAGCCTCGAACAAAACCGCGCGAAGTTGCTCAACTCAGTGCCGCTTTTTGTCGAGCAGGCGCAGCGTCAGTCGCAGGATACCAACCAGGCCTCGCTCTTCGGGGACGAGGACGACGCTATGCTTGTGCCGGAGATGGCGGAGATGGACGACTTCAACGAACGCCAGAAGCTGGACCTTGAAAAAGAGAGCATGGGGCTTTATATATCCGGCCATCCATACGACCAGTATGAGGAAAAGGCGACGCCGTACGTCACCTGCCCCATCTGTCAGCTTGGCAGATGGCAGTCTGGGCAGCCGGCGGTCACGGCTGGGCTGCTTACCGCAGTCGCGGAGAAATTCAGCAAAAGCTCCGGCAACCCGTACGGTACGGCGGTCTTTGAGGACAACTGCGGCACTGTGGACGTCTTGATCTTCGGCTCGCGCTGGACGCAGTTCAAGCCGATACTTGAGCCGGGACGCCTCTATTTTATAAAGGGCAAGCCGCGCGAGGACCGCGGAATATCAATAATGGCGGACGACATATTCACCGAG
- the dnaX gene encoding DNA polymerase III subunit gamma/tau, whose protein sequence is MYISLYRRYRPQTFSDMVGQSAAVGVLLESLREGSLGHAYLFSGPRGCGKTSAARLVAKSLDCSRRDDNCEPCGECENCRAIAAGEHLDVIEIDGASNRGIGEIRDLKSHVSLKALSAAYKVYIIDEVHMLTDAAFNALLKTLEEPPANVVFLLATTEPHKVPVTIRSRCQHIPFHRITIADTVARLKYVCLQENIAADDEAVWEIARQSDGALRDALSLTEQAVALGRGSLSVECVRDLTGGSSRSELEKWVAQLRTAPNEAAASLAGVMAHGVSPERLCEALFVLFRDLWLYSMWKEKALDALETSEAEKAYLAAESAFWDKEKLRAACALCNRLMPRAHYGMKGDVFSGLVYMGLLDILSGDVPRLVQPPAAPVPARAAPTAAPLYTQQERQVAAHRAPVQQEAPSLPPEVAQPEEDEPYIPFAPADLGEAYAAQERPVLAQAQAYDASELCARLGDNEFSRLIGKLDTDRLAIAAALLDAELCRSDGSLEVRFERPAPARNFLAIPKIRKALVAAAAKLWGIEAEGGEENKQAQSSASGNIFEEAAAPVKEAGRAAKQTEEETPEDEAHSLAAHVLRLAGAELLYVESDAADDEPDAEQI, encoded by the coding sequence TTGTATATTTCACTTTACCGCAGATACAGGCCCCAGACATTTTCAGATATGGTGGGGCAGAGCGCGGCGGTCGGCGTGCTGCTTGAGTCGCTGCGCGAAGGTTCGCTCGGACACGCCTATCTTTTTTCCGGCCCGCGCGGCTGCGGCAAGACCTCCGCGGCGCGGCTTGTCGCGAAATCTCTTGACTGTTCGCGCAGAGATGATAACTGCGAGCCGTGCGGCGAATGTGAGAACTGCCGCGCCATAGCGGCCGGCGAACACCTTGACGTAATAGAGATAGACGGCGCCTCAAACAGGGGCATAGGCGAGATACGCGACCTTAAAAGCCACGTCAGCCTGAAGGCCCTTTCCGCCGCCTATAAGGTATATATCATAGATGAAGTCCACATGCTTACGGACGCCGCCTTCAACGCGCTCCTAAAGACGCTGGAGGAGCCTCCCGCAAACGTCGTCTTTCTTCTTGCCACTACGGAGCCGCACAAGGTCCCAGTCACCATACGTTCACGCTGTCAGCACATCCCGTTTCACAGAATAACTATCGCGGATACGGTGGCGCGCCTGAAATACGTCTGCTTGCAGGAAAATATCGCGGCGGACGACGAAGCTGTCTGGGAGATAGCGCGCCAGTCGGACGGCGCGCTGCGCGACGCGCTGTCGCTCACGGAACAGGCCGTAGCGCTTGGGCGCGGAAGCTTGAGCGTTGAGTGCGTGCGCGACCTCACAGGAGGAAGCAGCAGGAGCGAGCTGGAAAAATGGGTCGCGCAGCTGCGCACCGCGCCAAACGAGGCGGCGGCGTCGCTTGCCGGCGTCATGGCGCACGGCGTCTCGCCGGAACGTCTTTGCGAGGCGCTTTTCGTCCTCTTCCGCGATCTTTGGCTTTATTCGATGTGGAAAGAAAAGGCGCTTGACGCGCTTGAGACGTCTGAGGCGGAAAAGGCATATCTTGCCGCCGAAAGCGCGTTCTGGGACAAAGAAAAACTCCGCGCCGCCTGCGCCCTCTGCAACAGGCTCATGCCGCGCGCGCACTACGGAATGAAGGGCGACGTATTCAGCGGGCTCGTCTACATGGGGCTGCTGGACATCTTGTCAGGCGACGTTCCGCGCCTCGTACAGCCTCCCGCGGCGCCCGTTCCCGCGCGCGCCGCACCGACTGCCGCGCCGCTTTATACGCAGCAAGAGAGGCAAGTCGCGGCGCACCGCGCGCCGGTGCAGCAAGAGGCGCCCAGCCTCCCTCCCGAAGTGGCGCAGCCGGAAGAGGACGAGCCGTATATACCGTTTGCCCCGGCTGATTTGGGTGAGGCGTATGCGGCACAGGAGCGGCCGGTTTTAGCGCAGGCGCAGGCCTACGACGCCTCCGAGCTTTGCGCGCGGCTTGGCGACAACGAATTTTCGCGACTCATCGGCAAGCTTGACACGGACCGCCTTGCAATCGCGGCCGCGCTGCTTGACGCGGAGCTTTGCCGCAGCGACGGCAGTCTTGAGGTGCGCTTTGAACGCCCCGCGCCCGCGCGCAACTTCCTCGCCATTCCCAAAATCAGAAAAGCGCTGGTAGCGGCCGCCGCGAAATTGTGGGGCATAGAGGCCGAGGGCGGCGAAGAAAATAAACAGGCTCAGTCGTCCGCCTCGGGCAACATTTTTGAAGAGGCCGCAGCGCCCGTAAAAGAAGCTGGCCGCGCCGCGAAGCAGACGGAGGAAGAGACGCCGGAAGACGAGGCTCATTCGCTTGCCGCGCACGTGCTGCGGCTTGCCGGAGCCGAGCTACTCTACGTAGAAAGCGACGCCGCGGACGACGAGCCGGACGCCGAGCAGATCTAA
- a CDS encoding M48 family metalloprotease, producing MKKHLIFALAVLLLAQTCAAFAAASPEPSDKTIKKEEKIGRKGAAEIEKQIPRVLDPSAEAKLAMITEKLTPYMQRGLDYNVRIIEMKDPNAFALPGGQTYITTGMLEFLKSEDEIAAILCHEFVHADRAHGIVQAKRNNKLMLLSIAGLIAATQAGSSGAGVAMMANGLQTAMMNSYTIELEKEADERGIDILYKAGYNPAAMLTTMERLRVEKLKRAQYELGIFQTHPEEEERVDAALKYLRDKGIEIKRKDVVQSLKVTVDAASADVRLKVDGSSLIVLPKTDEAQKLFTVLAKRLDEALELELAPYDIKILELDGKKALYIRRDKVLAEDELIQGMPALPEIRDRINDALNKSRRGSPLTDYFQ from the coding sequence GTGAAAAAACACCTGATATTCGCGCTTGCGGTCTTGCTCCTCGCGCAGACGTGCGCGGCGTTTGCCGCGGCGTCGCCGGAGCCGAGCGACAAGACTATAAAAAAAGAAGAAAAAATAGGCCGCAAGGGAGCGGCGGAGATAGAAAAACAGATACCGCGCGTGCTGGACCCATCCGCCGAGGCGAAGCTCGCCATGATAACCGAGAAGCTTACCCCGTATATGCAGCGCGGCCTTGACTACAACGTGCGCATCATCGAGATGAAAGACCCTAACGCCTTTGCGCTCCCCGGAGGGCAGACCTACATCACGACCGGGATGCTTGAATTTTTGAAGAGCGAGGACGAGATAGCGGCGATACTTTGTCACGAGTTCGTCCACGCGGACCGTGCACACGGCATAGTGCAGGCCAAGCGCAACAACAAACTGATGCTGCTTTCGATAGCTGGACTCATTGCCGCGACGCAGGCAGGAAGCTCCGGCGCGGGCGTTGCGATGATGGCGAACGGCCTTCAGACCGCTATGATGAACTCCTATACGATAGAGCTCGAAAAAGAGGCCGACGAGCGCGGCATCGACATACTCTACAAAGCGGGCTACAACCCGGCCGCAATGCTAACTACGATGGAGCGGCTGCGAGTCGAAAAATTAAAACGCGCTCAGTATGAGCTGGGCATTTTTCAAACGCACCCCGAAGAGGAGGAGCGCGTCGACGCGGCGCTGAAATACCTGCGCGATAAGGGCATCGAAATAAAACGCAAAGATGTGGTGCAGTCGCTTAAAGTGACGGTCGACGCAGCCTCTGCGGACGTGAGGCTTAAGGTCGACGGCTCGTCGCTCATCGTGCTGCCGAAGACGGATGAGGCGCAAAAACTTTTCACAGTTCTTGCAAAGAGGCTCGACGAGGCGCTGGAGCTTGAGCTTGCGCCGTACGACATAAAAATTTTGGAGCTTGACGGCAAAAAGGCGCTCTATATCAGGCGCGACAAAGTGCTTGCGGAGGACGAGCTGATACAAGGTATGCCAGCGCTGCCCGAGATACGCGACAGAATAAACGACGCGCTCAACAAATCCCGCAGGGGCAGCCCATTGACTGACTATTTTCAATAA
- the trxB gene encoding thioredoxin-disulfide reductase, translating to MEKRELVIIGAGPAGLTSAIYGRRAGLDTLLLEKGIPGGQINITDEIENWPGVIHSTGSELGESFRKHAEHFKTEFRDCTVKSLEVRNGSKIIVTNKGEIEAEAIIIATGASFRKLGCPGEAELTGAGVSYCAVCDAAFFEGETVAVVGGGNVAVEEGGYLTRFADKVYIIHRRDEWRADRSAIEQAFANPKIVPIWNSVVESIEGEGVVEKLVLKNVKTGEISDLPVAGCFVFVGTEPNVPYLGAENSVVKQSRGGWVVTNDKMETSVEGIFAAGDVREKYLRQVVTAAGDGAVASMAAYAYITEQLHLRSVLIDPDEVVALFTSSIDQDQVKLQVEAEKLAKENGTKIAFIDGYRNGKMVEKLGIAQLPTIVQMKKGAMVRFAEPKSIQDIKDFIA from the coding sequence ATGGAAAAGAGAGAACTGGTAATAATCGGCGCGGGCCCTGCGGGTCTTACATCGGCGATCTACGGACGCAGAGCGGGGCTTGACACGCTCCTTTTGGAAAAAGGTATCCCCGGCGGACAGATCAACATCACAGACGAGATCGAAAACTGGCCCGGCGTCATCCACTCGACAGGTTCAGAGCTTGGAGAATCGTTCCGCAAGCACGCGGAGCATTTTAAGACCGAGTTCCGCGACTGCACGGTCAAGAGCCTTGAAGTGCGCAACGGTTCCAAAATAATCGTAACGAACAAAGGCGAGATCGAGGCCGAGGCCATCATCATCGCGACAGGCGCCAGCTTCAGAAAGCTCGGATGCCCCGGCGAAGCTGAACTCACGGGCGCGGGCGTAAGCTACTGCGCGGTATGCGACGCGGCCTTCTTTGAAGGCGAGACTGTCGCGGTCGTAGGCGGCGGCAACGTCGCGGTCGAAGAGGGCGGCTACCTCACGCGCTTTGCCGACAAAGTCTATATAATCCACCGCCGCGACGAGTGGAGAGCCGACCGCTCAGCCATCGAGCAGGCCTTCGCGAACCCGAAGATCGTCCCCATCTGGAACAGCGTGGTAGAGTCTATCGAGGGCGAAGGCGTAGTTGAGAAGCTCGTACTGAAAAACGTCAAAACCGGCGAAATTTCAGACCTCCCCGTTGCCGGCTGCTTCGTATTCGTCGGCACAGAGCCGAACGTGCCCTACCTTGGCGCTGAAAACTCAGTCGTCAAACAGTCGCGCGGCGGCTGGGTCGTCACCAACGACAAAATGGAGACCTCCGTCGAAGGCATCTTCGCCGCGGGCGACGTGCGCGAGAAGTACCTCCGTCAGGTCGTAACGGCCGCGGGCGACGGCGCTGTAGCGTCAATGGCTGCCTACGCGTACATCACCGAGCAGCTTCACCTTCGCTCAGTGCTCATCGATCCCGACGAAGTCGTCGCGCTCTTCACCTCAAGCATCGACCAGGACCAGGTGAAGCTACAGGTCGAAGCCGAGAAGCTGGCGAAAGAAAACGGCACGAAAATAGCCTTCATCGACGGTTACAGAAACGGCAAGATGGTTGAGAAGCTCGGCATCGCGCAGCTTCCGACGATCGTTCAGATGAAAAAAGGTGCAATGGTCCGCTTCGCCGAACCGAAATCTATACAGGACATAAAAGATTTCATAGCGTAA
- the prmC gene encoding peptide chain release factor N(5)-glutamine methyltransferase: MKIQEIRRACFALLCESGTARPQYSADLIIRTKLGIEQAALLYKNETIPEETVKGIVSLTARRAKGAPLAYVLHEAEFMGHPFKVGKGVLIPRPETELLVEAAAAMFPSGTPARFADWCAGSGCIAISLLLENPKLTGLCVDKSPQALRWCAINRRMHKMEARLDLIKNGEPSEAPIAPLSLDFITANPPYIPEEEIPGLMREVADYEPHMALDGGAGGLFLFKKFFKAFPPFLKSGGMLLCETAGEAQIRALELLAPDEFVLVNKISDYNGIIRHIIWRKR; encoded by the coding sequence TTGAAGATACAGGAGATACGGCGCGCCTGCTTTGCTCTGCTTTGCGAAAGCGGGACGGCGAGGCCCCAATATTCGGCCGATTTGATAATCAGGACGAAACTGGGCATCGAACAGGCGGCGCTGCTTTATAAAAATGAAACGATCCCCGAAGAGACTGTCAAGGGGATCGTTTCATTAACGGCGCGCAGGGCAAAAGGCGCGCCGCTTGCCTACGTGCTGCACGAAGCGGAGTTCATGGGCCACCCGTTCAAAGTGGGTAAAGGCGTGCTCATCCCGCGTCCTGAGACGGAGCTTCTCGTTGAGGCCGCGGCCGCCATGTTTCCCTCGGGAACGCCGGCGCGCTTTGCCGACTGGTGCGCGGGCAGCGGCTGCATCGCCATCTCTTTGCTGCTTGAAAACCCGAAGCTCACCGGCCTCTGCGTCGATAAAAGCCCGCAGGCGCTTCGCTGGTGCGCCATCAACAGGCGAATGCACAAGATGGAGGCGCGCCTTGATCTTATAAAAAACGGCGAGCCGTCGGAGGCGCCCATAGCGCCGCTGTCGCTTGACTTCATCACTGCAAACCCGCCGTACATACCGGAGGAAGAGATACCCGGCCTCATGCGCGAGGTGGCGGACTACGAGCCGCACATGGCGCTAGACGGCGGAGCCGGAGGGCTTTTTCTTTTCAAAAAATTCTTTAAGGCATTTCCGCCTTTCTTAAAATCTGGCGGTATGTTATTATGCGAAACGGCCGGGGAGGCCCAAATAAGAGCGCTTGAACTGCTGGCGCCCGACGAATTTGTTCTTGTGAATAAAATATCAGATTATAATGGAATTATTCGCCATATTATATGGCGCAAAAGATAA
- the prfA gene encoding peptide chain release factor 1, with protein sequence MELIDKLKEIEASYRELEEKMADPEVANNQQEMQLLGKKHVDLTPIVDAFAHYEAVLKGIGEAKEMMSGDDPEMKALAEEELAELEAQVPQLETDIRVLLLPKDINADRSVIIEIRGGAGGDEAALFSADLYRMYTRFAERQRWKTEILSGSETGIGGFKEIIFKVDGVGAFSMLKFESGVHRVQRVPETEASGRIHTSTATVAVLPEAQDVDVEVRTEDLRIDTYRSSGAGGQHVNMTDSAVRITHIPSGIVTTCQDERSQIKNRAKAMAMLRTKLYDAELQRQNAAMAAERKGQVGTGDRAERIRTYNYPQNRISDHRINLTLYKLDQILDGDMYEMIRMLSEAEQAARLQALSL encoded by the coding sequence ATGGAACTGATTGATAAATTAAAAGAGATCGAGGCCAGCTACAGGGAGCTCGAAGAAAAGATGGCAGACCCGGAAGTTGCCAACAACCAGCAGGAGATGCAGCTGCTTGGTAAAAAACATGTGGACCTCACCCCGATAGTGGACGCCTTTGCGCACTATGAGGCCGTCCTCAAAGGCATCGGCGAGGCGAAAGAGATGATGTCGGGCGACGACCCTGAGATGAAGGCTCTGGCCGAAGAGGAGCTTGCGGAACTTGAAGCGCAGGTGCCGCAGCTTGAAACGGACATACGCGTGCTGCTGCTTCCGAAGGACATCAACGCGGACAGAAGCGTCATCATAGAAATTCGCGGCGGCGCGGGCGGCGACGAAGCCGCGCTCTTCTCCGCGGACCTCTACAGGATGTACACCCGCTTCGCCGAACGCCAGCGCTGGAAGACGGAGATACTCTCCGGCAGCGAAACCGGCATAGGCGGCTTCAAAGAAATAATATTTAAAGTAGACGGAGTAGGCGCCTTCAGCATGCTTAAATTTGAAAGCGGCGTCCACCGCGTCCAGCGCGTGCCGGAGACCGAAGCGAGCGGCCGCATCCACACCTCGACCGCCACCGTCGCGGTGCTTCCCGAGGCGCAGGACGTAGACGTGGAAGTGCGCACTGAAGACCTTCGCATAGACACCTACCGTTCAAGCGGCGCGGGCGGACAGCACGTCAACATGACCGACTCCGCGGTGCGCATCACGCATATTCCGTCTGGCATAGTGACGACGTGCCAGGACGAACGTTCGCAGATAAAGAACCGCGCAAAGGCGATGGCGATGCTTCGTACGAAACTGTACGACGCGGAGCTGCAGCGCCAAAACGCGGCTATGGCGGCCGAGCGCAAAGGGCAGGTCGGAACGGGCGACAGAGCGGAACGCATACGCACCTACAACTATCCGCAGAACAGAATCTCTGATCACAGAATAAACCTGACGCTCTACAAGCTGGACCAGATACTTGACGGCGATATGTACGAAATGATCCGTATGCTCTCCGAAGCGGAACAGGCGGCGAGGCTCCAGGCCCTCTCGCTGTAG